One segment of Salvelinus fontinalis isolate EN_2023a chromosome 42, ASM2944872v1, whole genome shotgun sequence DNA contains the following:
- the LOC129841400 gene encoding tudor domain-containing protein 7A-like, with protein MSDDLMKKMLRAVLQANKNGVSITRLQGEYRSLTGEFIPDRKMGYPSMECFLRSIPSVVRMENRMGEIMCFAAVCQETAHIAQLVARQKSSKRAPGRSQMLNCRMRSKLASNFVFYEKPRTSLRQPDRAQVRSGWSQPYTSMGPSRPRSYNTCGGFSAGGDIRKMYSQHDKRANPPAPAPQSQNRESITQVKPSERQVKEVNHHISITTQKAPALSSFPALAITISNVSPPPTPKAFKPGGYNPQVVQSQISEVLKKYCSGLWLSKLPSVYRDMHKQDLPGQAVIDLENWTHICSVEKPVSTNRADRLVYPPQPKPPSPALSPVKPPTAPYTVKPATTLLAKPITTAPVKPVTANPVKLAPLFFSPRNPSLNQSQTLPTPPATSSKHSPTHTPTSPTAPSTLWKPSPSHLLPMPTCNLWRPSPTSTSPSMKPATTPTSPTPPFLTSPTWMASPTPTTPIPLSPTAVSIPAEARLRLKELLSKYSHGLWAHALPKLYHETFKVPFPEDILANLSLLLDICTVEYPMSDNKKKAILYGPTTEYKAKVSSTPSSPSGYKLNSTPVVPPLLLPKEEFPSVLVVEASSTDQVILRYIGEGYSQALETMEESMSTVYSQLSAQRLLPFPSTGELAAVKVEGGEEVVRAQVCEVMTDKVKVYYVDHGFSEVLSRTKLLELQKDFLKLPFQATTCTLAGLEQFSSELSVLQTLESLAVGKILLVELLQHDADPPQVVLYDTSHDDEVNINAVCLKALQDKAMENPLQVNSTYMNVSVTNVCSDGTIFCQLPSRGRVKLNEILDKIEAFFITQVTSESLVSTPFCGKCCLARYKGRWSRVEITNLHGSRVLDIKFVDLGVPASVEVIELREIPPAFLHELMVIPPQAIKCCLAELEVGVWTPEAVLWLRGAVLNAMDCSMKISTLDETKLVHIYLFTSDSQDVTNSVNHQMTTSDLWKQPGPQKDGLPTPSFLNTVVANMVDQLTLDSPACSPIPVSTNTPSPLDGAGDTSNPTLVTTAWEEKQLVLPPLLELPQAGQNMDVYVSVACHPGHFVLQPWQDLYKLVVLMGEMVLYYNQREETPGPGDVQKGEVYAAKVDHNWHRVLVNRVLSSGLVSVYELDYGKHELVSCTLLQPLIESFRQLPFQGITAQLAGVEQCVWSEAASIVFRNHVEKKPLVAQVECVVEAELPWDRKVMVYLVDTSRKETDIWVHNIMADFPEEQSTAA; from the exons ATGTCTGACGATCTGATGAAGAAGATGCTCCGGGCTGTCCTCCAGGCCAATAAGAACGGGGTGTCCATCACGCGGTTGCAGGGGGAATACAGGTCGCTGACGGGGGAGTTCATCCCTGACCGAAAGATGGGTTACCCTTCAATGGAGTGCTTCCTCCGCAGTATCCCCTCCGTGGTCAGGATGGAGAATCGCATGGGGGAG ATAATGTGCTTTGCTGCAGTCTGTCAAGAAACGGCCCACATCGCTCAGCTGGTCGCCCGTCAGAAGTCCAGCAAGAGGGCACCTGGCAGATCCCAGATGCTGAACTGTCGGATGAGGTCGAAATTGGCTTCAAATTTTGTGTTCTATG AGAAGCCTCGGACGTCCCTGCGTCAGCCCGACCGTGCTCAAGTGCGCTCTGGCTGGAGCCAGCCTTACACCTCCATGGGACCCTCACGGCCACGAAGCTACAACACCTGTGGAGGCTTCAGTGCTGGGGGAGACATCAGGAAGATGTACAGCCAGCATGACAAGCGGGCCAACCCCCCTGCTCCGGCACCGCAGAGTCAGAACAGGGAGTCCATCACTCAGGTGAAACCGAGTGAGAG ACAGGTGAAAGAAGTCAACCATCACATTTCGATTACCACCCAAAAAGCTCCTG CTCTCTCCAGTTTCCCAGCTCTCGCCATTACCATCAGTAACGTCTCTCCTCCTCCGACGCCCAAAGCCTTTAAGCCGGGAGGCTACAACCCCCAGGTGGTGCAGAGTCAGATCTCTGAGGTGCTGAAGAAGTACTGCAGTGGTCTGTGGCTCTCCAAGCTGCCCTCTGTGTACCGGGACATGCACAAACAGGACCTACCTGGCCAAGCAGTCATAGACCTGGAGAACTGGACACACATATGCTCA GTTGAGAAGCCTGTTAGTACCAATCGAGCAGATAGGCTGGTCTACCCCCCTCAGCCCAAACCCCCCAGCCCTGCTCTCTCACCAGTCAAACCTCCAACGGCTCCTTATACAGTAAAACCAGCTACAACCCTCCTAGCCAAACCCATCACTACTGCTCCAGTCAAACCAGTCACTGCCAACCCAGTGAAACTGGCCCCTCTATTCTTCTCACCTAGGAACCCCTCCTTGAACCAGAGTCAGACCTTGCCCACTCCACCGGCCACCTCTTCGAAGCACTCCCCGACCCATACCCCTACCTCTCCAACTGCCCCATCTACcttgtggaagccctctccttcCCACCTACTCCCTATGCCCACCTGTAATTTGTGGAGACCCTCCCCTACTTCCACCTCGCCCTCAATGAAGCCAGCAACTACCCCCACCTCCCCTACTCCTCCCTTCCTCACCTCCCCCACATGGATGGCCTCCCCTACCCCCACCACCCCGATCCCCCTCTCCCCTACAGCGGTGAGCATCCCCGCGGAGGCGCGCCTCAGACTGAAGGAGCTGCTGTCTAAATACAGCCATGGCCTGTGGGCCCACGCCCTCCCCAAGCTCTACCATGAGACCTTCAAGGTTCCCTTCCCAGAGGACATCCTGGCCAACCTGTCTCTCTTACTAGACATCTGCACCGTGGAGTACCCCATGTCCGACAACAAGAAGAAGGCCATCCTCTACGGCCCCACCACCGAGTACAAGGCCAAG GTGAGCAGCACCCCGTCTTCTCCGTCGGGTTATAAGCTCAACAGCACCCCCGTGGTTCCTCCTCTGCTGCTCCCCAAGGAGGAGTTCCCCTCAGTGCTGGTGGTGGAGGCAAGCAGCACCGACCAGGTCATCCTCAG GTACATAGGCGAGGGCTACTCTCAGGCCCTGGAGACAATGGAGGAATCCATGAGTACCGTCTACAGCCAGCTCAGCGCTCAGAggctcctccccttcccctcgACTGGTGAACTGGCGGCCGTCAAAGTGGAGGGGGGCGAGGAGGtcgtcagggcccaggtctgtgaGGTCATGACCGACAAAGTCAAG GTGTACTACGTGGACCATGGCTTCTCTGAGGTCCTCAGTAGAACCAAACTACTGGAGCTGCAGAAAGACTTCCTCAAGCTGCCCTTCCAGGCGACTACCTGTACACTAGCTG gTCTGGAGCAGTTCAGCTCGGAGCTCTCTGTGCTGCAAACGCTGGAGTCCCTGGCCGTAGGTAAGATCCTCCTGGTGGAGCTGCTGCAGCACGACGCTGACCCGCCCCAGGTGGTGCTCTACGACACGTCGCACGATGATGAGGTCAACATCAACGCTGTATGCCTCAAGGCTCTGCAGGACAAGGCCATGGAGAACCCTTTACAG GTCAACAGTACCTATATGAATGTGTCTGTGACCAACGTGTGTTCTGACGGAACCATCTTCTGCCAGCTGCCCTCCCGAGGTCGGGTCAAGCTCAACGAGATCCTGGATAAGATCGAGGCCTTCTTCATAACCCAG GTGACGTCAGAGTCTCTGGTGTCCACTCCGTTCTGTGGGAAGTGCTGCCTGGCCCGGTACAAAGGAAGGTGGTCCAGAGTAGAG ATCACCAACCTCCATGGTAGCAGAGTGCTAGATATCAAATTTGTGGACCTGGGAGTCCCGGCCTCTGTAGAGGTCATAGAGCTGAGAGAGATCCCTCCTGCGTTCCTGCACGAGCTCATGGTCATCCCACCACAG GCGATCAAGTGTTGTCTGGCAGAGCTGGAGGTGGGGGTCTGGACTCCTGAGGCTGTTCTCTGGCTTAGAGGTGCTGTACTCAACGCTATGGACTGTAGCATGAAG ATCTCGACACTGGACGAGACCAAGCTGGTGCACATCTACCTGTTTACCTCTGACTCCCAGGATGTCACCAACAGTGTTAACCACCAGATGACGACCTCTGACCTATGGAAGCAACCCGGACCCCAGAAGGACGGCCTCCCTACCCCCAGTTTCCTCAACACCGTGGTCGCCAACATGGTGGATCAGCTTACCCTCGACAGCCCAGCCTGCAGCCCTATCCCTGTCTCCACCAACACCCCCAGCCCTCTGGATGGTGCCGGGGACACCTCAAACCCCACTTTGGTCACCACCGCTTGGGAAGAGAAGCAGCTGGTGCTGCCCCCTCTCTTGGAGCTTCCCCAGGCGGGCCAGAACATGGACGTCTACGTGTCTGTGGCCTGTCACCCGGGACACTTTGTGCTGCAGCCATGGCAG GACCTGTACAAGCTGGTGGTGCTGATGGGAGAGATGGTCCTTTACTACAACCAGAGGGAGGAGACGCCGGGGCCCGGAGATGTACAGAAAGGAGAGGTCTACGCCGCCAAGGTGGACCATAA TTGGCACCGTGTGCTGGTGAATAGGGTTCTGTCCAGCGGCCTGGTGTCTGTGTACGAGCTGGACTATGGTAAACACGAACTGGTTAGCTGCACCCTGCTCCAGCCTCTCATCGAGTCGTTCAGACAGCTGCCCTTCCAGGGAATCACCGCACAACTGGCTG gcgtggagcagtgtgtgtggtcGGAGGCGGCGTCCATTGTGTTCCGGAACCACGTAGAGAAGAAGCCCCTGGTGGCCCAGGTGGAGTGTGTGGTGGAGGCGGAGCTTCCCTGGGACAGGAAG GTGATGGTGTACCTGGTGGACACTTCTCGGAAGGAGACTGACATCTGGGTCCACAACATCATGGCTGACTTCCCAGAGGAACAGAGTACCGCCGCGTAG